The bacterium genome includes the window GCGCGCTCGCGCAGGCCGGGGTCGGCGCCGACGGCGGCGCCGGGCAGATCACGCTGCGCGCGCCGATCGCGGGCGTCGTGCTCGAGCAGCAGGCCGTCGTCGGGCAACGGCTCGAGCAGGCGGCGCCGTTGTACCGGATCGCCGCTCTCGATCCGCTGTGGGTCGAGATGCAGGCGCCGGCCACCGACGCCGCGTTGCTCGCGCGCGGCAGTGCCGTGCGCATCGAGGCCGGCCCGCAGGCGGGCCAGCGCGACACGGCCGCAATCGCCGGTCGCGTGATCGCGCTCGGCCAGAGCGTCGACGTCGCGACGCAGACGGTGCTCGTGCGCGCCGAGGTGCGCGCGCCCGCAGGCGCGCTGCGGCCGGGCCAGACGGTCGTGGCGGTGGTCGAGGTGCCGGGTGTCGCGTCGGTGCGGGTGCCGTCGGCGGCCGTGGTCGACGAGGGCGGTGCGCCGGTCGTCTTCGTCGAGGAGGTGGCCGGCACGTTCCGTCGCGTGCCGGTGACGCTTGGCGGCAGCGCCGACGGGATGGCCACCGTGACGGGCATCGACGCGGGCACCCGCGTGGTCGTTCAGGGGACGGCGGCGCTGAAGTCGATCTTCGCGACGCCCGAGGCCGGAAAGTAGCGGAGCGCGTACGGCGATGCTCTCTGCGCTGATCTCGTTTTCGCTTCGCCAGCGGTTGCTGGTGCTCGTGCTCGCGGTGATGCTGGTCGCAGCGGGCACCGTCGCCTATCGAAACCTGCCGATCGACGCCTTTCCCGACGTGTCGACCACGCAGGTCAAGCTGATCCTGAAGGCGCCCGGCATGACGCCGGAAGAGGTCGAGACGCGGATCACGATGCCGATCGAGCAGGAGCTGCTCGGCATTCCGCGCCAGGTGATGCTGCGC containing:
- a CDS encoding efflux RND transporter periplasmic adaptor subunit, encoding DPSRSGANGRETKPRTRIHLTPPNCRGRRAAIVAVLMAVAVAASAQPPSVERRTIAPQQVDALGIRVQPADGSNAGSQARYPAQVVVPVSRQRLVAAPLPALVESLQVAVGDEVRAGQLLAVLRSTQASELQRDVAQANSQADLARRSLERDEQLFAEGLIAQSRLEAARAQARQAQAQQIERRRALAQAGVGADGGAGQITLRAPIAGVVLEQQAVVGQRLEQAAPLYRIAALDPLWVEMQAPATDAALLARGSAVRIEAGPQAGQRDTAAIAGRVIALGQSVDVATQTVLVRAEVRAPAGALRPGQTVVAVVEVPGVASVRVPSAAVVDEGGAPVVFVEEVAGTFRRVPVTLGGSADGMATVTGIDAGTRVVVQGTAALKSIFATPEAGK